The Chryseobacterium aureum genome contains a region encoding:
- a CDS encoding DUF4126 domain-containing protein, with amino-acid sequence MLDSIPYFSYIISAFIGIGLAAATGFRVFLPMFIVSLASYVNWIPMNEHFEWLAGLPTLITTGIATVAEILAYYIPFIDHLLDTVSIPMATVAGSILFASQFTELGTFPQWALALIAGGGTAATISSGFAGIRAASTATTGGLGNSVVGTTETAGAGLMSVLAMAAPVIAAIFAVITLILVIVFGRKAWKKLRGSKNAPHDG; translated from the coding sequence ATGTTAGACAGCATCCCCTATTTTTCATATATCATCAGTGCCTTCATTGGCATTGGATTAGCTGCTGCTACGGGATTCCGGGTATTTCTTCCCATGTTTATCGTGAGCCTTGCCTCTTATGTCAACTGGATTCCGATGAATGAGCATTTTGAGTGGCTTGCAGGGCTTCCGACACTTATTACAACAGGGATTGCCACAGTAGCCGAGATCCTCGCGTATTACATTCCTTTTATTGACCATTTGCTGGATACGGTTTCCATTCCTATGGCAACGGTTGCTGGTTCTATATTATTTGCGAGCCAGTTTACCGAACTGGGAACTTTTCCTCAATGGGCGCTGGCCTTAATTGCAGGTGGTGGTACAGCCGCTACTATCAGCTCTGGTTTTGCAGGAATACGGGCAGCTTCTACAGCAACAACCGGAGGATTAGGGAATTCTGTGGTAGGAACAACAGAAACGGCAGGAGCCGGTCTTATGTCTGTTCTTGCGATGGCGGCTCCGGTGATTGCAGCTATTTTTGCTGTTATTACTTTAATCCTTGTTATTGTTTTTGGACGGAAAGCGTGGAAAAAATTAAGGGGAAGTAAAAATGCTCCCCATGATGGATAA